From one Musa acuminata AAA Group cultivar baxijiao chromosome BXJ2-6, Cavendish_Baxijiao_AAA, whole genome shotgun sequence genomic stretch:
- the LOC135614054 gene encoding cyclin-dependent kinase B1-1 → MEKYEKLEKVGEGTYGKVYKAQDKATGQLVALKKTRLEMDEEGIPPTALREISLLQLLSRSIYIVRLLNVEQVEKNGKPLLYLVFEYLDTDLKKFIDSHRRGTNPRSIPSPVIQSFLYQLCKGVAHCHSHGVLHRDLKPQNLLVDKEKGILKIADLGLGRAFTIPLKSYTHEIVTLWYRAPEVLLGTTHYSTGVDIWSVGCIFAEMVRRQSLFPGDSELQQLLHIFRLLGTPTEEQWPGVGSLRDWHAYPQWKPQNLARAVPALEPEGVDLLSKMLQYDPANRISAKAAMEHPYFDSLDKSQF, encoded by the exons ATGGAAAAGTACGAGAAGCTGGAGAAGGTTGGGGAAGGGACGTATGGGAAGGTGTACAAGGCGCAGGACAAGGCCACGGGGCAGCTCGTCGCCCTCAAGAAGACTCGCCTCGAGATGGACGAGGAGGGCATCCCCCCTACCGCCCTCCGCGAGATCTCCCTCCTCCAACTCCTATCCCGCTCCATCTACATCGTCCG GTTGCTGAATGTGGAGCAAGTAGAGAAAAACGGAAAGCCGCTGCTTTATCTGGTGTTCGAATACTTGGATACTGATCTCAAGAAGTTCATCGACTCTCATCGCAGGGGAACAAACCCCAGGTCGATCCCCTCCCCAGTCATTCAG AGCTTTTTGTATCAGTTGTGTAAAGGAGTTGCACATTGTCATAGCCATGGCGTGCTCCACAG GGACCTGAAACCTCAAAATCTCTTGGTCGATAAAGAGAAGGGCATCTTGAAGATTGCTGATCTTGGGCTGGGAAGAGCCTTCACAATCCCTTTGAAGAGTTACACACATGAG ATTGTTACTCTCTGGTATAGAGCACCTGAGGTCTTGTTGGGAACAACCCACTACTCAACTGGAGTGGATATATGGTCTGTAGGATGTATCTTTG CTGAAATGGTGCGAAGACAATCTCTTTTTCCTGGTGATTCTGAGTTGCAGCAGTTACTTCACATCTTCAG GCTGTTAGGGACTCCAACTGAAGAGCAATGGCCTGGAGTTGGCTCACTGCGGGATTGGCATGCCTATCCACAATGGAAACCTCAGAACTTGGCACGTGCAGTTCCAGCACTGGAACCTGAAGGCGTTGATCTTTTATCG AAGATGCTTCAATACGACCCAGCTAACAGAATCTCAGCTAAAGCAGCAATGGAGCACCCCTACTTTGATTCCCTGGACAAGTCACAATTCTAG
- the LOC135613375 gene encoding protein LURP-one-related 8-like encodes MMTKVHPSAAACCATGEDVGRNGFGASVLTVWRKSLLFSCRGFTVFDAEGSLVFRVDTYGSGSTGEVVLMDAAGKPLLTLRRKKLSLGEKWLVYDGEDAVNPLCSVKKHVSLLHSRALAHVTPCRRGGGGAYGYEVEGSYARRSCAVYDRRRRRVAEIREKEPVGGVAFGGDVFRLVVQSDLDTRLAMAIVIVLDYMFR; translated from the exons ATGATGACGAAGGTCCACCCGAGCGCCGCAGCCTGTTGCGCCACCGGCGAGGACGTCGGCCGGAACGGTTTCGGTGCTTCGGTGCTGACGGTGTGGCGGAAGTCGCTGCTGTTCAGCTGCAGGGGGTTCACGGTGTTTGATGCCGAGGGAAGCTTGGTCTTCCGAGTCGACACCTACGGGTCTGGGAGTACGGGGGAGGTCGTGCTCATGGACGCTGCGGGAAAGCCACTGCTAACCCTCCGGCGAAAG AAGCTGAGTCTTGGGGAGAAGTGGCTGGTGTACGACGGCGAGGATGCCGTCAACCCTCTCTGCTCCGTCAAGAAGCACGTGAGCCTTTTGCATTCCAGGGCGCTCGCTCACGTGACACCGTGCCGCCGCGGCGGGGGCGGCGCATACGGCTACGAGGTGGAGGGATCGTACGCGCGGCGGAGCTGCGCCGTGTACgatcggcggcggcggagggtggCGGAGATCCGGGAGAAGGAACCTGTGGGAGGCGTGGCGTTCGGGGGCGACGTGTTCCGCCTCGTGGTCCAGTCCGATCTCGACACGCGTCTCGCCATGGCCATCGTCATCGTCCTTGATTACATGTTCAGATAA
- the LOC135616007 gene encoding protein LURP-one-related 12-like: MYRVHPSLRKIDDEELATVTNYPSVWTVWKKSSMAFHGTDGFSIYDNKGRLAFRVDNYSRKHKCFEGELLLMDGNGKAVMALRPQILSMHDRWSGFKGEDDLRTSYKTHVFSMRRRSILQSCEEAEVFMDTPDDQSPVPSFRTEGCFKRRNCKILDSKGEEVAQISPKKVNNSVTLSDDVFNLIIQPAMDTELVMAFLVIMDRIC, from the exons ATGTATCGGGTTCATCCTTCACTGAGAAAGATTGATGATGAAGAGCTTGCAACAGTGACAAACTATCCATCAGTGTGGACAGTTTGGAAGAAGTCAAGCATGGCTTTCCATGGAACAGATGGATTCTCAATTTATGATAACAAGGGAAGATTAGCCTTTCGGGTCGACAATTATTCAAGGAAGCACAAGTGCTTTGAAGGAGAGCTCCTGCTCATGGATGGAAATGGGAAGGCAGTGATGGCTCTGAGGCCTCAG ATCTTGAGCATGCATGACAGATGGAGCGGATTCAAAGGTGAAGATGACTTGAGAACAAGTTACAAAACTCATGTGTTCTCCATGAGAAGGAGGTCAATCCTTCAAAGTTGTGAGGAGGCAGAGGTATTCATGGACACTCCAGATGACCAATCACCAGTGCCCAGTTTCAGAACTGAAGGCTGCTTCAAAAGAAGAAATTGCAAGATCCTGGACAGCAAGGGAGAGGAAGTGGCACAAATAAGCCCCAAGAAGGTGAACAACTCAGTCACATTGAGTGATGATGTGTTCAACTTGATCATTCAGCCAGCCATGGATACTGAGCTCGTGATGGCTTTTCTGGTCATCATGGACCGCATCTGCTAG
- the LOC135614057 gene encoding uncharacterized protein LOC135614057: protein MSNPTTNLNLMLILKLFLITLPTKGGVSADVELHPVMEYYTTATPIQHRQAAAARELTPFQLCLDCRCCAANNASNCSTMPCCFGIDCNLPDKPFGVCAFVPKTCNCTSCQ, encoded by the exons ATGAGCAATCCCACCACCAACCTCAACCTCATGTTAATTCTCAAACTCTTCCTGATCACTTTGCCCACCAAAG GAGGAGTGTCGGCCGACGTCGAACTGCACCCGGTCATGGAGTACTACACGACGGCCACCCCGATCCAGCATCGACAAGCGGCGGCGGCCCGCGAGCTGACGCCGTTCCAGCTCTGCCTGGATTGCCGGTGCTGCGCCGCCAACAACGCCAGCAACTGCTCCACCATGCCCTGCTGCTTCGGCATCGACTGCAACCTCCCCGACAAGCCCTTCGGCGTCTGCGCCTTCGTGCCCAAGACCTGCAACTGCACCTCCTGCCAGTGA